The Metabacillus schmidteae genome includes a region encoding these proteins:
- a CDS encoding HD domain-containing protein → MRRVSLIDVFTHPIAQKYLNRSGVSHAIAVAQYAVQLANKHDVNPDLAAKAGLLHDIGHYEWYTNGEWDYDAYVKNDIHAIKGAERAHKLLIRLGEDRKYAKEIALAILLHTDSYLPENSMKKNTLQQIVRQADEMDEEPFGKHHYRKMKVEDAIKQIERLDYTIEQLISEYRQSV, encoded by the coding sequence ATGCGACGAGTCAGCTTAATCGATGTTTTTACACATCCTATTGCACAAAAATATTTAAATCGTTCTGGAGTTTCACATGCAATTGCAGTTGCCCAATATGCTGTTCAGCTCGCTAATAAGCATGATGTAAATCCTGACCTTGCCGCTAAGGCGGGTTTACTTCATGATATTGGGCATTATGAGTGGTACACCAATGGGGAATGGGATTATGATGCATATGTTAAAAATGATATTCATGCAATTAAGGGAGCTGAACGTGCTCATAAGCTCTTAATCAGGCTAGGAGAGGATCGGAAATATGCTAAAGAAATTGCTCTTGCAATTCTCTTGCATACTGATTCCTATTTGCCGGAAAATTCTATGAAGAAAAACACATTACAACAAATTGTCAGGCAGGCAGATGAAATGGATGAAGAACCATTTGGTAAACATCATTACCGCAAAATGAAGGTTGAAGATGCTATTAAACAAATTGAACGATTAGATTATACAATCGAGCAGCTTATCTCTGAATATCGACAATCTGTATAG
- a CDS encoding AI-2E family transporter gives MLKSKVHFWTLQILLLLLIVFVGTKVSFLFEPIIVFTSTLFFPILIAGILFFIFNPLVRLLERNRVPRTLAILIPYIVFVGVITGIISFIGPIVSQQVSDLINNFPTYAREISDFILSMSQTHWFTWLMEQQYVPLNQIEQTLTGYATSLPENITASFSKLLGVVTNITLTIVTVPFILFYMLKDGHKFPGEAVKLFPSTYRGEGLKILKDLYETLATYIQGQLIVSLVVGLGCFIGYMIIGLDYALVLGIVVAVTNIIPYLGPFIGATPAVVIALLDSPTKALLAALVVTVVQQLDGNLLSPLIIGKRLNTHPLTIILLLIGAGSFGGVIGMILAVPTYAVLKAVTLNVVRLIKLRAKSKEDIISSSNING, from the coding sequence GTGTTAAAATCAAAGGTTCATTTTTGGACATTACAAATTTTATTATTGCTTTTAATCGTTTTTGTGGGTACAAAAGTCTCTTTCTTATTTGAGCCAATCATTGTGTTTACTTCGACTTTATTCTTTCCAATATTAATTGCCGGGATTTTATTTTTTATTTTTAACCCCCTTGTTAGACTGCTTGAACGAAACCGAGTACCAAGAACACTGGCTATATTAATTCCTTATATCGTGTTTGTTGGAGTTATAACTGGTATCATATCATTCATTGGACCTATTGTTTCACAGCAGGTGTCAGATTTAATTAATAACTTTCCTACATATGCAAGAGAAATCTCTGATTTTATTTTAAGTATGTCTCAAACCCATTGGTTTACTTGGCTGATGGAGCAGCAGTATGTGCCTCTAAATCAAATTGAACAGACATTAACCGGTTATGCAACAAGCTTACCGGAAAATATTACAGCTAGCTTTTCAAAACTATTGGGTGTTGTAACTAATATCACGTTAACCATTGTTACCGTTCCTTTTATTCTTTTTTACATGCTGAAGGATGGTCATAAATTTCCTGGAGAAGCAGTAAAACTATTTCCAAGTACTTATCGCGGAGAGGGACTTAAAATTTTAAAAGACTTGTACGAAACACTTGCAACGTATATACAAGGACAGCTGATTGTGTCTCTAGTAGTAGGGCTTGGTTGTTTTATCGGTTATATGATCATTGGTTTAGATTATGCCTTAGTTCTTGGTATTGTAGTGGCTGTTACTAATATTATTCCATATTTAGGTCCGTTTATTGGTGCAACACCGGCGGTTGTCATTGCACTGCTTGATTCACCGACAAAAGCGTTGCTTGCAGCTTTGGTTGTAACTGTGGTGCAACAGCTTGATGGGAATCTTTTATCTCCTCTCATTATTGGAAAACGACTTAACACTCATCCATTAACAATTATTTTATTATTAATTGGAGCAGGAAGTTTTGGTGGAGTTATCGGAATGATTTTAGCGGTACCTACCTATGCAGTGTTAAAGGCTGTTACGTTAAATGTGGTTCGCTTGATTAAATTAAGAGCAAAATCAAAGGAAGATATCATTAGCAGTAGTAATATAAACGGCTAG
- a CDS encoding spore germination protein, whose translation MPAFVGPIELISISNSAVFKVGDTFSLSPKATNKTSLGSGTANTGDFTDTQNVFNITNFQDSDVIDQNNIFNF comes from the coding sequence ATGCCTGCTTTTGTTGGTCCCATTGAGTTAATTAGTATCAGTAATTCTGCTGTATTTAAAGTTGGAGATACTTTTAGTTTATCTCCTAAAGCCACGAATAAGACCTCTCTCGGCTCAGGTACAGCTAATACAGGTGATTTCACGGATACACAAAATGTTTTTAATATAACTAATTTCCAAGATAGTGATGTAATAGATCAAAACAACATATTTAATTTTTAA
- a CDS encoding YueH family protein: MKIRKANVKNEKHDITNVYIYENKKEEYSLIAIPEIEWSTTISYEEKRDELYHRLITSLTKNVEQETADELARKVQQWVSEM; the protein is encoded by the coding sequence GTGAAAATTAGAAAAGCAAATGTGAAAAATGAAAAACATGATATCACAAATGTATATATTTACGAAAATAAAAAAGAGGAATACAGCTTAATTGCCATTCCTGAAATCGAATGGTCTACAACAATTTCGTATGAAGAAAAAAGGGATGAGCTGTATCATCGCTTAATCACTTCATTAACAAAGAATGTAGAACAGGAAACAGCAGATGAACTGGCCAGAAAGGTACAACAATGGGTAAGTGAAATGTAA